A stretch of DNA from Negativicoccus succinicivorans:
TGTTAGGCACGCCGCCAGCGTTCGTCCTGAGCCAGGATCAAACTCTCCATGATAGTTTGATTGCTCATTTGTTTGCCTTGTTGCCAAGGACTTTTTGTAATTGACTCGGGTCTGTATATTCAGACCCGCACATTGGCGTTAATTCATTGCATTGTTCAGTTTTCAAAGAACCGTGTCGCTTCGTGCGACTTTTATAGTATACCAAACACTTGGCATTATTGTCAAGCATTTACTATATTCTATTTCGTCGCCGTTCCTTGCGGCTTGATTATCATAGCATTGCGATTATATCTTGTCAAGAATATTTTACGGATATTTGAGTAGATTTTTGCAAACTCATATATATGTATTTAAGTGTATGTAAATCATGTAGCGTAAGCCAATGCTTTTGTCTTTTCTAAAACCAATTGTAATGTAAAGTTTCCACCATAAATTTCATTGCAAATGACGCCAGCAACGCCTATCGTATATGTACCTGACGAAAAAGCGCCGCCTCGATAAGGCAACGCTTTTTATGTTTTTATATTTATAGTATTTATAGTATTGTGTGGCAATGCGAGATACGTGAAACCGATCATTCATTTCCAAGCGGGCAGACTGTATTGGACCCGTTCGGGACGACGAGCCACGGTACCGCGATAAAGCAGGTAACCGATAAAAAGCACAATTACGGCACCGCGAATCGCTCCCAGACCTGCCGCATATATGGCGTACATGGAATACGCAAGCGCCAAAGCGGAGATCCCGCGCATCCACCGGATCTGTTTGATCGGCAAACCGGCGGCCCGCAAAAGTGTCGGCGCGGCGAGGCAGCAGTACAGATAGGGTACGACATTGGTTACCACAGCGAGATTGACCAATCTTTCAAATTGCGCAAACAGGTATTCGTCCATGGTCATCAATGCCAGCAGCGATTGAAGGACCAGCAGAATCAACGTGCCGTTAACAGGCACGCCCTGTTTGGAAAGGCGGCCGAATATTTTCGGAAACACGCCGCTTTGCGCGCTGCTTTTAAATACCTGCGCGAGCGTAAATTGCCAGCAAAGGAGCGCACCCATGCAGGAAACAACCATCATCGCCATAACGATTTTTCCAACGGTGCCGCCAAACAACACGGCGAAAGTCAAACCGAACGGCGCATTGGAATGCAACAAATCAAGATTCGGCACAATGCCCGCCATCACATTGGTTGAAGCAATGTAAACAACGGCGACGGCAAGCGTACCGAAAAAGGTGGCGCGCGGTACATCCCGCTGCGGATTTTCAATCGCGTCCATATTCACGGCCGCGGATTCAAAACCGAGGAACGCCCAAAGAGTCAACGTGACGGATTCACTGACCGCGGAAAAGAACGGCGTCTCGGACGGATTCCACGACTCGATATAGAGCGTGGAATCAAACCAAAACCAACCGGCGACGGTTAAGAAAAGAACGGGAAAAAGCGATCCCCAAACCGTCACGGAACTGATGCTCCCCGTCCAGCGGCTGCCGCCGAAATTGAGTACCCCCGCCACCCACAAAAGCAACATGGTCGCGGCGGCAATTTGGCCGGGATGCGGTTGCCAGCCGAAAAGAGTGGCCCCGTATCCGACCGCCGATACGGCAATCGCCACATTGGCAATAATAAGGGAAACCGAATACGCGAAATTCGTCATGAAATAACCGGGCAAGCCGAAGCGATACGCGGCATAACCGCCCATGCCGCCACTGTGCCGCGTGAACATGCCGCACTGGGCAAAAACGTGTGCCAAAAGCAATGAGCCGACCGCGGTCACCAACCAGGACAGAACGGAAATAGTCCCCACCTGCGCCAGCTTGGTAGGAAGCATAATGATCCCCGCACCCAACATATTCGCGGCGGTCAACATCGTCAGTTGCCACACATTCATTTTTTTCGTTACTTTTGCCAATGTACTCACCTCGCTTTGAATGTACCGTGGAGCGTTACGAGTCAAGTTCTTCGAAGCAATCGCAGACTCGTTGCGACTTGCCGACTATCGTATCAATAATAGAGCTAATTCGTGCGCGATAGATCACGATAGATAATGATAGATAACGATAGATAACGATAGGTAATGATAGATATGAATAAATCATATTTTTGCTCGATTTTTCTCTTTGGTGCAGTTATTTTAACACCTATTCTCCTCTTTGCATAGTACTTTACAAAATTTATTTTCCGTTTTTAAAACGAATAGAAAACGCCCCGTTTTAGGGCTTTGGCCCTTACCTTGATAACCTCTTTTTATATTTGGTATAATAGTTTTCGTAAAAGGGAGTAACTAATTCGTCGTCGTCAACAACCCTGCTGATAAAAAAGCTGGCGCGACCATCCGCAGGATGCAGTGAGACTTTTACTTGCAGCATGCAAGATAAAAGTCTCTTTCTTTATGTTAAAACGTCTCACGTTAGCCTGAAAGGTAGTGTCATGGATTTTTTATCCCCTTCATTTTTACTTTCCCTCGGATCCATCATCCTTTTGGATTTGGTGCTCGCAGGTGATAACGCGGTCGTGATTGCGATGGCGGCTCGCCAATTGCCGCCGCATTTACAAAAGCGGGCGATTTTTATCGGTACGGCCGGCGCGATCATCGTTCGCGCGCTGATGACCGTAATCGCCACATGGTTATTAGGCGTGCCTCTGATCCAGGCGATCGGCGGTCTGATTTTAATTCCGATCGCGATCAAGCTACTGCATCAGACGGGCAAGGATTCCGATACGGTCGTCGCCGCCACGTCACTCGGCGGCGCGATTCGTACGATTATCGTGGCCGATGTCGCGATGGGAATTGATAATGTGCTTGCCATCGCCGGCGTTGCCCAAGGTAATATTATCCTCGTAATAATCGGCCTTTTGGTCAGCATCCCGTTGGTGGTTTGGGGCAGTCAACTGATCGCCCGACTGATGGATCAATATCCGATCCTGGTGCCCGCGGGGGCGGCCTTGCTCGGTTACGCGGCCGGTACGATGATCGTGCACGATTCGATCGTCGGTCGCTACCTGCTCAACATTTCGCCGCTCATGGAATACTTCGTTCCCGCCGCGATCATTCTGTTCATTCTCGGTTTACCGCGCCTGCTGAGCAAAAAATCATCTGCATCGACAGATACGACAGTTACCGAAGACAAGATGAATAACGAACAAAAATAATTTTTAAGTGAGGTCCTGGTATTGGAAATTTTAACGTTACAATTTTGGCTCTCCGTAGCGTCCATTATTGTTTTAGATTTAGTATTGGCCGGCGATAACGCTGTCGTCATCGCGATGGCGGCGCGGCAGTTGCCGGCGCGTTTGCAAAATAAGGCCATCATTATCGGCGCGGCCGGTGCCATCCTGGTGCGGGCGTCGCTGACTCTGGTCGCGGTCAAGCTGCTAACGATACCTCTTTTGCAGGTCATCGGTGCGTTGATTTTAATTCCGATCGCCATCAAACTTTTGCTGCCGCAGGAAAATTCGTCAACCGGCGTAAAAAAAGTCGCCTCGCTCGGCTCGGCCGTGCGTACGATTATCATTGCCGACGTGGTCATGAGTTTGGATAATGTGTTGGCCGTCGCAGGCGCGGCGCAGGGTGATCCGCTACTCGTCATCATCGGTTTGCTCATCAGTATCCCGCTGATTATCGGCGGCAGTAAACTGATCGCCCATTTCATGGAACGTTTCCCGCTGCTGATTCCGCTCGGGGCCGCGATCCTCGGTCATACATCAGGCGTTATGCTGCTGCACGACGGCATCGTCGGTCCATATCTTACGGCCTATATTCCGTACGCCGCCTATGCGGTTCCCGCACTGACGATTGCCATTGTGCTACTCGTACCGTATGCGCTCGTGCATTGGTCCAAAGGGCAACGCTGACAATAAAAAAACACCGCTTTGAGCGGTGTTTTTTTTATTACTTTATTTGCTTTTGTGAATCATCGATCCGGTCGCCTGTTGGTTCGCCAAGATCGTCACATCACTGATCTGCACGCGTCGCGGTCGGGAAATGACGAACGCAATGATTTCAGCGATATCCCCCGGCGTCAACGCTTCCACACCAGCATAAACCGCCGCCGCGCGGTCGCTATCCCCTTTAAACCGAACTTTTGAAAACGGTGTTTCGACAATGCCGGGCATGATCGTCGTCACTTTAATGTCGGTGGCGATCGTTTCAATACGAATCGCATCGCCGAGCATTTTGACGGCGGCTTTTGTGGCGCAGTACACGGCGCCGCCGGCGTACGCGCCTTGCCCCGCGGTCGAGCCGAGGTTCACGATATGACCTTGGCCGCGCTCGATCATCGCGGGCAGCATCGCTCGCGTCACGTACAATAAACCTTTCACATTTGTATTGACCACCTCATCGACATCATCGAGATCATTTTCCGCATAAGGCTTCAATTCTCTCGCCAGGCCGGCGTTATTGATCAAAACGTCGGGCACAAGACCCTCTTCCACAAGCTGCTGACCGACGCGTTCCACCATAGCACGCTTAGTCACGTCCAGCGGAAAAATATGCGCTTTCGTGCCGTATTTTTGTCCCCATGCGGCGGCCGCTTGCACCATCGGTTCGGTGCGTCGAGCGAGCAATACTAATGTATAGTTGTTCTGTGCCAAGAGTTCGGCGGTAGCCATGCCTATGCCGGAGCTCGCTCCGGTAATCATTACGATAGGTTGCGTCATGGTTTTTCCCTCCCTGATCATTTCTATTTGCAGTATACCATAGCATTTTTAGCAAAATACAGACACCTTATTGAGAAAAAATGAAAAGTATATTGCAAATGGATTTTTGTTTGTGTACAATGGACTAAATAAATTAAAAGGAGGCTGAGTATGGCTCAAACAAATGAAGAAGTTCGCGATACCGAACTTCACCAAGAAGAGATTCGTCCTGACGCCACTGCGACGGATCCTGTAGTGACAAACCCTGCCCCCCGGCCGGCGACGCCTCAAGAAGAGGGCCCCGCGATTACCTGGGGAAGCTATGTGGCATTTTTCGGAGCATTGCTGTTTTTCTCCGGTCTTTTTGCCGAGGCGGCCGGCTGGTGGAAAGTGTTTGACTTTTCGGTCCTCAACGGCAGTTTCGGTACCTGGGAAACAGCGGCCGGTAAGATGGCTTCGTTCCGCGGTTCCGGCGGCACCGGTGCGCGCGACGGTTTTGTGTTTGCGCTGACGTTGCTTCCGGCTTTGATTTTCGCGATCGCTCTCATCCATGTGGTCGAAGGCTACGGCGGCTTGAAGGTCGCTCAAAAAATGCTTTCGCCGTTACTGCGTCCGCTCTTGGGCATCCCGGGCGTGTGCGGTCTGGCGATGATCGCGAACTTGCAGACGACCGATGCGGCGGCCGGCATGACCAAAGTGCTCTATGAAGACGGCTTGATTACCAGCCGTGAACGTTCCATTTTCTGCGGCTATCAGATTTCCGGCTCCGCGCCGCTTTCGAATTATTTCTCTTCGGGCGTAGCCGTGTTTTCCATCCTCTTGGTACCGATCGGCTTGCCGATACTGGTCATTATGATTTTCAAATTTATCGGTGGCAATATCGTTCGCTTCTATCTGCGCGCCACGGAAGGCCGTGACCCGAAAGGACAGATCACCGAAGGAAAGGCGGGTGACGTCGCATGAGTGAAGTACGTACTGTCAAAGTAAAACGCAAAGGCTTCATTGAGCTCTTCACTGAAGGCGCGTACAACGGTCTGATGATCGGTATTCGCAACATGCTGCCGAACGTCATGCTCGCTTTCATCCTGATTCACGCGTTAAAAATCACGGGGCTTTTGGATTGGATCGGCTCGATCGCAGGTCCGATCATGTCGCTCTGGCTTCTGCCGGGTGTCGCGATCACCGTGATCATGGCGTCATTGCTTTCAATGGGCGGCGCTATCGGCATCATGGCGGCCCTCTTAGCCGCCGGCGCTATCAGCCCGTACGAAGCGACCGTAATGGTACCGGCCTGCTACCTGATGGGCAATCCGGTGCAAAACGTTGGCCGCGTATTGGGTACGGCGGAAGTTCCGGGAAAACATTATCCCATCATCATTTTCATCTGCGTATTTAACGCAATGGCTTCCATCTGGGCCATGGAATTGATCATGACATTATTCTAAAACGCCGCCCTTCGGGGCGGTTTTTGCTGAAAGGATACCTTTATGCTGACCTTATTAAAGAATGCGCATGTATTTGCGCCGGAAGACCTCGGAACGAAAGATATTTTAATCGCCAACGGCGTCATCGAAGCCATCGATGACCAACTTGATGTGCAAGGCGTGGAAGTGGAAATAATCGACTGCGAAGGTATGCGGTTGATTCCCGGTTTTATCGACGGCCACGTTCATATCACGGGCGGCGGCGGCGAAGGCGGCTTTCATACCCGCACGCCGGAAATGCCGTTATCCGGCGCGACACGCTGCGGCGTGACCACCATTTGCGGCCTGTGCGGTACCGACGGCGTGACCCGTTCGCAGGAAAACTTACTCGCCAAAGCGTATGCGTTGGAAAATGAGGGCCTCACCGCCTACATGTATGTCGGTTCGTACGAAGTACCGACACCGACCATCACCGGCAGCATTCGTTCCGATATCATGCTGATCGATAAATGTATCGGCGCCGGCGAAATCGCCGTTTCCGATCACCGTTCGTCGCAACCGAATTACGATCTCTACCGCGATATCGTCGCGCAGGTGCGCGTTGGCGGCATGCTTGCGGGCAAAGCGGGCATCGTCAATTTCCACATGGGCGACGGCGAGCGCGGACTCGAGCCGCTGCGTCAGATCGCCAACGAAACGGAAATTCCTTATACCAACATGCTGCCGACCCACACCAACCGCAACGAACATCTGT
This window harbors:
- the potE gene encoding putrescine-ornithine antiporter; this translates as MAKVTKKMNVWQLTMLTAANMLGAGIIMLPTKLAQVGTISVLSWLVTAVGSLLLAHVFAQCGMFTRHSGGMGGYAAYRFGLPGYFMTNFAYSVSLIIANVAIAVSAVGYGATLFGWQPHPGQIAAATMLLLWVAGVLNFGGSRWTGSISSVTVWGSLFPVLFLTVAGWFWFDSTLYIESWNPSETPFFSAVSESVTLTLWAFLGFESAAVNMDAIENPQRDVPRATFFGTLAVAVVYIASTNVMAGIVPNLDLLHSNAPFGLTFAVLFGGTVGKIVMAMMVVSCMGALLCWQFTLAQVFKSSAQSGVFPKIFGRLSKQGVPVNGTLILLVLQSLLALMTMDEYLFAQFERLVNLAVVTNVVPYLYCCLAAPTLLRAAGLPIKQIRWMRGISALALAYSMYAIYAAGLGAIRGAVIVLFIGYLLYRGTVARRPERVQYSLPAWK
- a CDS encoding SDR family NAD(P)-dependent oxidoreductase — encoded protein: MTQPIVMITGASSGIGMATAELLAQNNYTLVLLARRTEPMVQAAAAWGQKYGTKAHIFPLDVTKRAMVERVGQQLVEEGLVPDVLINNAGLARELKPYAENDLDDVDEVVNTNVKGLLYVTRAMLPAMIERGQGHIVNLGSTAGQGAYAGGAVYCATKAAVKMLGDAIRIETIATDIKVTTIMPGIVETPFSKVRFKGDSDRAAAVYAGVEALTPGDIAEIIAFVISRPRRVQISDVTILANQQATGSMIHKSK
- a CDS encoding TerC family protein encodes the protein MEILTLQFWLSVASIIVLDLVLAGDNAVVIAMAARQLPARLQNKAIIIGAAGAILVRASLTLVAVKLLTIPLLQVIGALILIPIAIKLLLPQENSSTGVKKVASLGSAVRTIIIADVVMSLDNVLAVAGAAQGDPLLVIIGLLISIPLIIGGSKLIAHFMERFPLLIPLGAAILGHTSGVMLLHDGIVGPYLTAYIPYAAYAVPALTIAIVLLVPYALVHWSKGQR
- a CDS encoding nucleoside recognition domain-containing protein produces the protein MSEVRTVKVKRKGFIELFTEGAYNGLMIGIRNMLPNVMLAFILIHALKITGLLDWIGSIAGPIMSLWLLPGVAITVIMASLLSMGGAIGIMAALLAAGAISPYEATVMVPACYLMGNPVQNVGRVLGTAEVPGKHYPIIIFICVFNAMASIWAMELIMTLF
- the iadA gene encoding beta-aspartyl-peptidase, encoding MLTLLKNAHVFAPEDLGTKDILIANGVIEAIDDQLDVQGVEVEIIDCEGMRLIPGFIDGHVHITGGGGEGGFHTRTPEMPLSGATRCGVTTICGLCGTDGVTRSQENLLAKAYALENEGLTAYMYVGSYEVPTPTITGSIRSDIMLIDKCIGAGEIAVSDHRSSQPNYDLYRDIVAQVRVGGMLAGKAGIVNFHMGDGERGLEPLRQIANETEIPYTNMLPTHTNRNEHLFNEAVQYVKDGGYIDLTSCVSPELGSKHAVKPSNAIRRLIDEGCDMSHVLMSSDGYGSVPLFDDHGNNIGVGIGDQSSLMTEFRDAVETEGCDFSTALSILTKNVADLFRFKNKGEIAVGKDADFMTINDRFELQKLWAKGRLMVDKGEPIVFGTFQKH
- a CDS encoding TerC family protein, whose protein sequence is MDFLSPSFLLSLGSIILLDLVLAGDNAVVIAMAARQLPPHLQKRAIFIGTAGAIIVRALMTVIATWLLGVPLIQAIGGLILIPIAIKLLHQTGKDSDTVVAATSLGGAIRTIIVADVAMGIDNVLAIAGVAQGNIILVIIGLLVSIPLVVWGSQLIARLMDQYPILVPAGAALLGYAAGTMIVHDSIVGRYLLNISPLMEYFVPAAIILFILGLPRLLSKKSSASTDTTVTEDKMNNEQK
- a CDS encoding nucleoside recognition domain-containing protein, whose amino-acid sequence is MAQTNEEVRDTELHQEEIRPDATATDPVVTNPAPRPATPQEEGPAITWGSYVAFFGALLFFSGLFAEAAGWWKVFDFSVLNGSFGTWETAAGKMASFRGSGGTGARDGFVFALTLLPALIFAIALIHVVEGYGGLKVAQKMLSPLLRPLLGIPGVCGLAMIANLQTTDAAAGMTKVLYEDGLITSRERSIFCGYQISGSAPLSNYFSSGVAVFSILLVPIGLPILVIMIFKFIGGNIVRFYLRATEGRDPKGQITEGKAGDVA